Proteins found in one Anopheles aquasalis chromosome 3, idAnoAquaMG_Q_19, whole genome shotgun sequence genomic segment:
- the LOC126577593 gene encoding DNA N6-methyl adenine demethylase isoform X2, protein MKDQPQQPMAPMAFYPTWQADPSQGWQNQFIQQIPQNTPAITPLNSLEFQPQGYAAYQPNGYVQTAGIGFDPNYGRTYAAPPAVQRYDFQAANQIAPINQVSLQSVSFAPTVTYAGQVATGPHDQFQLQLQQQQQQQQQQKTVASSAASSAAATTAATTALSGNDMPGYPRVNSVPPRSLNCNGYSGQQEYGGQTTATTTPNTNQGSPASSSAGVTAPNGTTTTGTSSSSTSSSPSATTNNNNNNNSGSSSSNTTQSQNNNNNNSMHPPGVGVPQSPNRNTMQQQPPRPNSNQLYAQQSPNPYNGSGQQSGGSGSGGSLQQSPSHNGNTGSTGGYASGMHTPSPMGQTDNQQQHQQSPSHIQQQQQQQQNDWGWSQQQQQQQQQQQQSGSDLFNQADRVNLNSRLKTMIMSKSDPKDQVLGSGHMISGAGHHLQQQQQPGTGAQQQSTGHFLSYSHHLRDSLTPTSHQSSTASGTGAAAGGGIQQQQPNAGVMGGVSGGGDSNSNSSTTNEGTTIGDGGGPGLIGGMVATDPNWKHPNGGATPGNNSNNGGGSSSNISNNSSSNASNTSIKSPLDHHQQQQQQQQHHHLHHDLLVGGTGDLHHTTTKHSVFDQKQQLIDKNNTDPGGGGSPGLDLGGKPPGGKMGKSSASSSPSSGGSPSGSKGSKAKGDKHGKQSKSGQHQQQQQQQQHHHHHLDLNQAHDPSKGGYSSSSASFMHHDLQQQQQQYAGHLNQTYPGSGSTTPNGGIVGHGQQSLMAGGSGVYSPAASGGSMMLDGKSASGGLLLDDKSSLNRFRHDQLSSGFSTSHLQQQQQQAGGFHHPTGQSGGSSGSSSYGLMSVKKEPGLMLDEGSSQSTSQSLTGGGGGGGSSSTSTKFDGSGGYEKNYQNFIRYGDYGSGCGTDGQTQSQIGQTKSSATDYNSYYSPYGSYSSYGSGQNYPNYHNQTTAFGTGSSGAVGGTDSSVLLPSAITPTPIVHQTNFEQQIPAHTYPIPKNNGLLPGDQLPIKLETDDTGAYLGGATGDQGLGGVVPPSVNEQDPVAPPSTATASGTSTTTTNTTTSSSNSTAGSGTSGGSSKSKSKKGEKKDKSKDNHAGHDGESKTEGSTGGSTSSKGGGSKSKKDSKSSVKKEPMDPALKADEDKLEKSHKPEAPDCDCFSGGTEKAPSEPGSYYTHLGCAATLEELRRETETRVGLTGKQLRIEKVVYTGKEGKSSQGCPIAKWVIRRIDQEEKLLFVVKRRQGHRCKASYIVICIVVWDGIPTHEADSVYRMLTVKLNKFGLPTVRRCATNENRTCACQGLDPESCGVSYSFGCSWSMYYNGCKYARSKTVRKFRLSVKNEEAEIEERMNVLATMLSPLYVTVAPQAFQNQVQYEREAPDCRLGLKPGKPFSGVTCCLDFCAHTHRDLHNMQDGCTVQVTLLKPLPPGVKPEDEQLHVLPLYTMDTTDEFDSEEGQKRKHETGAVQVLEKFQTEVRVRSTPLQPCRRHGKKRGNGKDEKSGKDGAGSDGGGSAAPETPPPPPPPTKKESKSKSKKSSSSSSSSASAAAGAASGAPNGTTDVASPGGSGSQTSGAGGSIGGGSPRALTPGSGPKAGAGSGKTIGVGPASGNGAGGSLAAGGVGGVLADKASPMHGVGGGGGLGAALQPVGVGVAGNNTSAFTAPNAAGTLNSPNAAGATNSTLIDMASMIDNFTDAQLQSNQISSTVLDSPYSYDYNTGQYIDNRQYYNNWPTDYYGNPRGDPKLGIGRNEEIPDTTTRPGSNSSNSAFSPSIPDPTKTPTPIHMDDYGNTAATKLGAGQHQHQHGQQQHQSQQQQQQQHQSQQQQQSQNTYHTLQQPEQGFVKPKPPDYNPAGYGYHHPNATPMGYGYHHHHHPPYHHHHHTPYDPYQNYNYGYPPQSYHHHAAATYHNMYPSAAAAAAQTQLAGTGPAPPPPPTAVIPAPPPPSNWNLYPPHLGTTPTQLHVAAATGGGVTAAASAAAAAAAAAAAAAIHHQPHLGKGVGSESGASGGASGTGSAIVPPGVPKETLGEVTETNENVDCFEDPQMGGVAIALPHGSVIIECAKLEMHSTTAVKKPNRLNPTRMTLIFYQHRNLNRPKHGIAEWAEKMRLKKLGIPTNDPIDDKDMLLEDDIKAEPLDEHLHHMRHHMGDEHDMMDVEYPGV, encoded by the exons GCCCCGATGGCTTTCTATCCCACCTGGCAGGCGGATCCGTCGCAGGGCTGGCAGAATCAGTTCATCCAACAGATTCCCCAGAACACACCCGCGATCACGCCGCTCAACTCGCTCGAGTTCCAACCACAG GGCTATGCCGCGTACCAACCAAACGGCTACGTACAGACCGCCGGTATCGGGTTTGATCCGAACTACGGTCGCACGTACGCCGCTCCCCCGGCCGTCCAGCGTTACGACTTCCAGGCGGCCAACCAGATCGCCCCCATCAATCAGGTGTCGCTGCAGAGCGTCAGCTTTGCACCGACCGTCACATACGCTGGCCAGGTTGCGACCGGTCCGCACGATCAGTTCCAGCTGcagctccaacagcagcaacagcagcagcagcaacagaagacgGTGGCCTCATCCGCCGCCAGCTCGGCTGCTGCCACGACAGCGGCAACGACGGCCCTGTCGGGAAACGACATGCCTGGATATCCACGGGTGAACAGCGTACCGCCGCGCTCACTCAATTGTAATGGATATTCAGGCCAACAGGAATATGGCGGACAAACCACAGCCACGACGACACCGAACACGAACCAGGGGTCACCGGCGAGCAGTAGTGCGGGAGTGACGGCACCgaacggtaccaccaccaccggaacctcctcctcgtcgacgTCCTCTTCACCATCggcaaccaccaacaacaacaacaacaacaatagtgGCAGCTCTTCTAGCAACACTACCCAGagccagaacaacaacaacaacaacagtatgCACCCACCTGGTGTGGGAGTTCCACAGTCTCCGAACCGCAAcaccatgcagcagcaaccaccgcgTCCCAACTCGAACCAACTGTACGCCCAGCAGTCCCCGAATCCGTACAACGGCAGCGGACAGCAGTCTGGTGGTAGCGGCAGCGGGGGCAGTCTTCAGCAATCACCGAGCCACAATGGCAACACTGGCTCAACCGGTGGCTATGCCAGCGGAATGCACACACCCTCACCGATGGGACAAACCgacaatcaacagcagcatcaacaatcACCGAGCcacatccagcaacagcagcagcaacaacaaaatgatTGGGGCTGgagtcagcaacagcagcaacagcaacagcagcagcagcaatccggtTCCGATCTGTTCAATCAAGCCGATCGTGTCAATCTCAACTCACGGCTCAAAACGATGATCATGAGCAAGAGCGATCCGAAGGATCAAGTGCTCGGTAGTGGCCACATGATCAGCGGTGCTGgtcatcatctgcagcagcagcaacaacctgGGACTGGTGCCCAGCAACAGAGTACCGGTCATTTTTTATCGTATAGCCACCATCTCCGAGACAGTCTAACGCCGACCAGCCACCAGTCATCCACAGCGAGCGGCACAGGCGCTGCAGCGGGAGGAggcatccaacagcagcagcctaaTGCGGGCGTAATGGGTGGCgtcagtggcggtggcgatagtaacagcaacagcagtacaaCCAACGAAGGTACTACTATCGGAGATGGTGGCGGACCGGGCCTGATCGGTggcatggtggccaccgatccgAACTGGAAGCACCCGAACGGGGGTGCCACGCcaggcaacaacagcaacaacggcggcggcagcagtagcaacatcagcaacaataGTAGTAGTAACGCGAGCAATACGAGCATCAAGTCACcgctcgatcatcatcagcagcagcagcagcagcagcagcatcatcatttgcatcacgATCTACTCGTTGGTGGAACAGGTGATCTACATCACACCACGACGAAGCATTCGGTTTTTGATCAGAAGCAGCAATTGATCGACAAGAATAATACGGATCCAGGAGGAGGTGGTTCGCCCGGGTTGGACCTTGGCGGTAAACCACCCGGCGGCAAGATGGGCAAATCGTCCGCTTCCTCGTCGCCTTCATCCGGTGGTTCACCGTCCGGTAGCAAAGGATCGAAGGCCAAAGGCGACAAGCATGGGAAACAATCCAAGAgtggtcagcatcagcaacagcagcagcagcagcagcatcatcaccatcatctcgatCTAAATCAAGCGCACGATCCGAGTAAGGGAGGATACTCGAGCTCCAGCGCGAGCTTTATGCATCAcgatctccagcagcagcaacagcagtacgcGGGGCACCTGAATCAAACATATCCTGGATCGGGTTCGACAACACCGAACGGTGGCATTGTTGGCCATGGGCAGCAGTCACTGATGGCTGGTGGAAGCGGCGTTTActcaccagcggccagcggtggTTCAATGATGCTCGATGGCAAATCGGCGTCGGGTGGTCTCCTGCTCGATGACAAATCTTCGCTGAATCGCTTCCGCCATGATCAGCTCTCGAGTGGATTCTCTACCAGccatcttcagcagcaacagcagcaggcgggaGGATTCCATCATCCGACCGGTCAGAGCGGAGgaagtagcggcagcagcagctacggtCTGATGTCGGTGAAGAAGGAACCGGGCCTCATGCTGGACGAGGGCTCATCCCAGTCAACGTCCCAGTcactgaccggtggtggtggtggtggtggcagcagtagcaccagcaccaagttCGATGGCAGCGGAGGCTACGAGAAGAACTATCAGAACTTTATCCGCTACGGTGATTACGGCAGTGGCTGCGGAACGGATGGGCAAACACAATCACAGATCGGTCAGACAAAGTCGTCCGCAACGGATTACAACAGTTACTACTCACCGTACGGGAGTTACTCGAGTTATGGTAGTGGCCAGAACTATCCGAACTATCACAACCAAACGACGGCATTCGGGACTGGTAGCTCGGGGGCAGTCGGTGGTACAGACTCCTCGGTACTCCTGCCATCGGCCatcacaccgacaccgatcgtaCATCAGACCAACTTTGAGCAACAGATCCCGGCGCACACGTATCCAATCCCGAAGAACAACGGCCTCTTACCGGGCGATCAGTTACCGATCAAGCTGGAAACGGATGATACCGGGGCGTACCTCGGTGGGGCAACGGGAGATCAAGGGCTGGGGGGTGTTGTACCACCGTCAGTGAACGAACAGGATCCggtagcaccaccatcgacggcCACAGCATCCGGTACGAGCacgacaaccaccaacacaaccaccagcagcagtaacagtacGGCTGGGAGCGGGACCAGTGGTGGTAGCAGTAAGTCCAAGTcgaaaaagggtgaaaagaaGGACAAATCCAAGGACAATCACGCCGGTCACGACGGTGAGAGTAAAACAGAAGGCAGCACCGGAGGCAGCACCTCTTCCAAGGGTGGTGGCAGCAAGAGCAAGAAAGACTCGAAGAGTAGCGTCAAGAAGGAACCGATGGATCCGGCCCTGAAAGCCGACGAGGACAAGCTGGAGAAATCGCAcaaaccggaagcaccggatTGTGATTGTTTTAGTGGCGGTACGGAAAAGGCTCCATCGGAACCGGGCAGCTACTATACGCATCTTG GTTGCGCTGCTACACTGGAAGAGCTACGGCGAGAGACTGAGACCCGCGTTGGGTTAACCGGAAAGCAGCTGCGCATCGAGAAGGTGGTGTACACGGGCAAGGAGGGCAAATCGAGCCAGGGCTGCCCGATCGCCAAGTGGGTGATCCGGCGGATCGACCAGGAGGAGAAGCTGCTGTTCGTGGTGAAGCGCCGGCAAGGGCACCG GTGTAAGGCATCGTACATCGTGATTTGTATCGTGGTTTGGGACGGAATACCGACGCACGAAGCGGACAGCGTCTACCGGATGCTGACGGTGAAGCTGAACAAGTTCGGGCTGCCGACCGTACGGCGGTGTGCCACGAACGAGAACCGCACCTGCGCTTGTCAAG GACTCGATCCGGAATCGTGCGGCGTTTCGTACAGCTTCGGTTGCAGCTGGTCCATGTACTACAATGGCTGCAAGTACGCCCGCTCCAAGACGGTGCGCAAGTTCCGGCTGTCGGTGAAGAACGAAGAAGCGGAGATCGAGGAGCGGATGAACGTGCTGGCGACGATGCTGAGCCCACTGTACGTGACCGTCGCCCCGCAAGCCTTCCAGAACCAGGTGCAGTACGAACGGGAGGCCCCGGACTGTCGGTTAGGCCTCAAACCAGGCAAACCTTTCTCAG GTGTCACGTGCTGTTTGGACTTTTGTGCCCACACCCATCGCGATCTGCACAACATGCAGGACGGGTGTACGGTGCAGGTGACGCTACTGAAACCACTACCACCGGGTGTGAAACCGGAGGATGAACAACTGCACGTTCTGCCACTCTACACGATGGACACGACGGACGAGTTCGACAGCGAGGAAGGCCAGAAGCGCAAGCACGAAACGGGCGCCGTGCAGGTGCTGGAGAA GTTCCAGACGGAAGTTCGCGTACGTTCGACACCACTCCAACCGTGCCGACGGCACGGGAAGAAGCGGGGCAACGGGAAGGACGAAAAGTCGGGCAAAGATGGTGCCggatcggatggtggtggatcggcagcaccggaaacaccgccaccaccaccaccaccgaccaagaAGGAGAGCAAATCGAAGAGCAAaaaatcatcctcatcatcgtcgtcttccgCGTCGGCCGCAGCAGGAGCGGCATCGGGAGCACCGAATGGAACGACCGATGTAGCATCGCCCGGTGGCTCCGGTAGCCAGacatccggtgccggtggttcaATCGGTGGAGGTTCACCGAGAGCCCTAACACCGGGCAGTGGTCCCAAGGCGGGCGCTGGGAGCGGAAAGACGATCGGTGTTGGACCAGCGTCTggaaacggtgctggtggttcactGGCAGCTGGCGGAGTTGGTGGCGTACTGGCCGATAAAGCCTCCCCAATgcacggtgtcggtggtggtggcggtctgGGAGCAGCTCTTCAGCcagttggtgttggtgtggcggGTAACAACACGAGCGCTTTCACGGCACCGAACGCAGCCGGAACACTCAACTCACCGAATGCGGCGGGCGCTACCAACAGTACGCTGATCGATATGGCATCGATGATTGACAACTTTACCGATGCGCAGCTCCAATCGAACCAGATCTCGAGCACGGTACTCGATTCACCGTACAGTTACGACTACAACACGGGCCAGTACATTGATAACCGGCAGTACTACAACAACTGGCCGACGGATTACTACGGGAATCCGCGCGGTGATCCTAAGCTCGGGATTGGGAGGAACGAGGAGATCCCGGATACGACGACAAGGCCAGggagcaacagtagcaactcGGCGTTCAGTCCTAGCATTCCGGATCCGACGAAAACACCGACCCCGATCCATATGGATGATTATGGGAATACGGCAGCGACGAAGCTTGGTGCGgggcagcatcaacatcagcatggccagcagcaacatcaatcgcaacagcagcagcagcaacaacatcagtcgcagcaacagcaacaatcgcaAAACACGTACCATACgctgcagcaaccggaacaggGCTTTGTGAAGCCAAAGCCACCGGATTATAATCCCGCTGGGTACGGTTACCATCATCCGAATGCGACACCGATGGGTTAcggttatcatcatcatcatcatccaccgtaccaccaccaccatcacacaccGTACGATCCGTATCAGAACTACAACTACGGGTATCCACCGCAAAGCTACCATCACCACGCAGCGGCCACATATCACAACATGTACCCatcggcagcggccgctgcagcacaGACACAGCTAGCGGGCACTggaccggcaccaccgccaccaccgacggcggttataccggcaccaccaccaccctcgaactggaacctttatccaccgcatCTGGGCACGACGCCAACGCAGCTCCACGTGGCCGcagcgaccggtggtggagtgacggcagcggcatcggcagcagctgcagcagcagccgcagcagccgccgctgccatccatcatcaaccacatcTCGGAAAAGGTGTTGGCTCGGAATCGGGAGCAAGTGGTGGCGCCAGTGGCACTGGTTCCGCCATCGTACCACCCGGTGTACCGAAAGAGACGCTCGGTGAGGTGACGGAAACGAACGAGAATGTGGACTGTTTCGAGGATCCGCAGATGGGAGGGGTGGCGATTGCGTTGCCCCACGGTAGTGTCATCATCGAGTGCGCTAAGCTGGAGATGCActcgacgacggcggtgaagaaaccgaaccgattgaATCCGACGCGGATGACGCTCATCTTCTACCAGCATCGGAACCTGAACCGACCGAAGCACGGTATCGCGGAGTGGGCGGAGAAGATGCGACTGAAGAAGTTGGGCATTCCGACGAATGATCCGATCGACGATAAGGATatgctgctggaggatgaCATTAAGGCGGAGCCGCTCGATGAGCATCTGCATCATATGCGGCACCATATGGGTGAT GAACATGATATGATGGACGTGGAGTATCCGGGTGTCTAG